One stretch of Variovorax sp. 54 DNA includes these proteins:
- a CDS encoding ATP-binding protein, protein MYGSQLGLIIATLIGLGLTGVLALMGALFVANARAAAHARGLAQQARTELQQQLADSRVQDLRPLLGAESGDATALRLDVDLPAEAVPVFGIPSELRELLAKVAAHAARVMAAGATLQVRARIEGTQAVIHWRDLDAEGERPPLARFFDALDAASLASARICERIAGRHGGRIYSAPDDGGVLGLTLRLPLYAPVTAGSVD, encoded by the coding sequence ATGTACGGCAGTCAGCTCGGCTTGATCATTGCCACGCTTATCGGCCTTGGGCTCACCGGCGTGCTCGCGCTGATGGGGGCGCTGTTCGTCGCCAATGCGCGCGCGGCGGCGCATGCCCGTGGCCTCGCCCAGCAGGCCCGGACCGAGCTGCAACAGCAACTGGCGGACAGCCGCGTGCAGGACCTGCGGCCATTGCTCGGCGCTGAATCGGGCGATGCAACAGCGCTGCGCCTCGATGTAGACCTGCCTGCAGAGGCAGTGCCGGTCTTCGGCATTCCGTCGGAACTGCGCGAGCTGCTGGCCAAGGTGGCCGCGCATGCCGCGCGCGTGATGGCGGCGGGTGCGACGCTGCAAGTGCGCGCGCGCATCGAAGGCACGCAGGCGGTCATTCACTGGCGTGACCTCGACGCAGAAGGCGAACGGCCACCGCTGGCGCGCTTCTTCGATGCGCTCGACGCCGCCTCGCTGGCCAGTGCGCGCATCTGCGAGCGCATCGCGGGGCGCCACGGCGGGCGCATCTATTCGGCGCCGGACGACGGCGGCGTGCTCGGCCTGACGCTGCGCCTGCCGCTCTACGCGCCGGTGACCGCCGGATCAGTCGACTGA
- a CDS encoding porin: protein MKKSLTALAALAVTGLASAQSSVTLFGVVDAGVSYQSATSRNPVTGTTSKQSQWSLANSGYNSSRIGFRGTEDLGGGLAASFWLEAPISNDDGATGIANFNRRSTVSLSGGFGEVRLGRDYTATFWNDTVFDPFGTNGSGSSVINTVSGSTALGNTNYVRASNMVGYFLPPNLGGFYGQLQYSLNENTKTSATDTTAATSSSAGRYVGGRFGYANGPLDIALAVGQNVAADTTTLTRKVQTINLGASYDFGPVKLFGELSNVKNKFDLAALGDRHDSYNGYLIGASMPVGAGLIRASYSTVRYNEGAVGVTGDDPRSNKLAIGYVHNLSKRTALYATVARVSNRNDANYTGSLTAASTTGYGSTGVGYTGLPRSSTGYDFGIRHAF, encoded by the coding sequence ATGAAGAAATCCCTCACGGCACTCGCCGCGCTGGCCGTCACCGGCCTGGCCTCTGCCCAATCGTCGGTCACCCTGTTCGGCGTCGTCGATGCCGGCGTGAGTTACCAGAGCGCCACGTCGCGCAACCCCGTCACCGGCACCACCAGCAAGCAAAGCCAATGGAGCCTGGCCAACTCGGGCTACAACTCCAGCCGCATCGGCTTTCGCGGCACGGAAGACCTGGGCGGCGGGCTCGCGGCGAGCTTCTGGCTCGAGGCGCCGATTAGCAACGACGACGGCGCAACGGGCATCGCCAACTTCAACCGCCGTTCCACGGTCAGCCTGTCGGGCGGCTTCGGTGAAGTGCGGCTGGGCCGCGACTACACGGCCACGTTCTGGAACGACACGGTGTTCGACCCGTTCGGCACCAACGGCTCGGGCTCGAGCGTGATCAACACGGTGAGCGGCAGCACCGCGCTGGGCAACACGAACTACGTGCGCGCCAGCAACATGGTCGGCTACTTCCTGCCGCCGAACCTGGGTGGCTTCTACGGCCAGCTGCAGTACAGCCTGAACGAGAACACGAAGACCAGCGCCACGGACACCACCGCCGCCACCAGCAGCAGCGCAGGCCGTTATGTCGGCGGGCGTTTCGGCTATGCGAACGGTCCGCTGGACATCGCGCTGGCGGTGGGCCAGAACGTCGCGGCCGACACCACCACGCTCACGCGCAAGGTGCAGACCATCAACCTCGGTGCGTCGTACGACTTCGGTCCGGTCAAGCTGTTCGGCGAGCTGTCGAACGTGAAGAACAAGTTCGACCTCGCGGCACTGGGCGACCGCCACGACAGCTACAACGGCTACCTGATCGGCGCGAGCATGCCGGTGGGCGCGGGCCTGATCCGCGCGTCGTACTCGACCGTTCGCTACAACGAAGGCGCGGTCGGCGTCACGGGCGACGATCCGCGTTCGAACAAGCTCGCGATCGGCTACGTGCACAACCTCTCCAAGCGCACGGCGCTGTACGCCACCGTGGCGCGCGTGAGCAACCGCAACGACGCGAACTACACGGGCAGCCTCACGGCCGCGAGCACCACGGGCTACGGCAGCACGGGCGTGGGCTACACGGGCCTGCCGCGTTCGTCGACCGGCTACGACTTCGGCATTCGCCACGCGTTCTGA
- a CDS encoding nuclease-related domain-containing protein, whose amino-acid sequence MTIVLQQSAVAASLGVQQLATAFSPAFSHLRILRNLIIPMPSGCAVPTARIDAVIVCETGVYLFEIKAWRNAFVYRKKSDEAPPRWFLRLHGCTRAREVKDPAWQGGRKTTQLRSLLPDDLRLQYFVLLPCEGVELEGVMPAAVITQQDLPYIARLVRNNGRTARTYPLLDAHAVDRTVQRLLEIQGDLSLETHAQNCRERIERPAVSWSAVSAMGLQ is encoded by the coding sequence ATGACCATTGTTTTGCAGCAAAGCGCGGTCGCCGCATCGCTCGGTGTGCAACAGCTCGCCACCGCGTTCAGCCCCGCGTTTTCCCATCTGCGCATTCTTCGCAACCTCATCATCCCGATGCCATCCGGTTGCGCCGTGCCCACCGCGCGCATCGATGCGGTGATCGTGTGCGAGACGGGCGTCTACCTGTTCGAGATCAAGGCCTGGCGTAACGCGTTCGTCTATCGCAAGAAGTCCGACGAGGCGCCACCGCGCTGGTTTCTGCGGTTACATGGCTGCACGCGGGCGCGTGAAGTGAAAGACCCGGCCTGGCAGGGCGGGCGCAAGACGACGCAGCTGCGCAGCCTGCTGCCGGACGACCTGCGGTTGCAGTACTTCGTGCTGTTGCCTTGCGAAGGCGTAGAACTCGAAGGGGTGATGCCCGCGGCCGTGATCACGCAGCAGGACCTGCCGTACATCGCGCGCCTGGTGCGCAACAACGGGCGCACGGCGCGCACGTATCCGCTGCTCGACGCGCACGCGGTCGATCGCACGGTGCAGCGGCTGCTGGAGATCCAGGGCGATCTGTCGCTGGAGACGCATGCGCAGAACTGCCGCGAACGGATCGAACGGCCTGCGGTGTCGTGGTCCGCCGTGAGCGCCATGGGATTGCAGTAA